A genomic region of Streptosporangium lutulentum contains the following coding sequences:
- a CDS encoding hydrogenase expression protein HypE has protein sequence MTAPTRSAGSGAQEQEEPVVHILWINAGLSCDGDSVALTAAMQPSIEDIVLGTLPGLPKVAVHWPLIDFESGPMQGADVFIEWFFKAARGELDPFVLVVEGSIPNESIKQEGYWCGFGNNPETGQPMTTSEWLDRLAPKATAVLAAGTCATYGGIHAMAGNPTGAMGVADYLGWDWRSKAGLPIVNVPGCPIQPDNLSETILYLLYQVAGQAPMIPLDEALRPTWLFGQTVHEGCDRAGYYEQGQFATEYGSPKCLVKIGCWGPVVKCNVPKRGWMNGIGGCPNVGGICIACTMPGFPDKFMPFMDEPPGARVSSTVSEAYGSVIRTLRGITLHTVDKEPKWRARGRELLTGYTAPWR, from the coding sequence ATGACGGCACCGACGCGGTCAGCGGGCAGCGGGGCTCAGGAGCAGGAAGAGCCGGTCGTCCATATTCTGTGGATCAATGCCGGGTTGAGCTGTGACGGGGACTCCGTCGCCTTGACCGCGGCGATGCAGCCGAGCATCGAGGACATCGTGCTGGGCACGCTTCCTGGGCTGCCCAAGGTGGCGGTGCACTGGCCCCTGATCGACTTCGAGTCCGGGCCGATGCAGGGCGCGGACGTGTTCATCGAGTGGTTCTTCAAGGCCGCCCGCGGGGAGCTGGACCCGTTCGTGCTGGTGGTGGAGGGCTCGATCCCGAACGAGTCGATCAAACAGGAGGGCTACTGGTGCGGGTTCGGCAACAACCCGGAGACCGGGCAGCCGATGACCACCAGCGAGTGGCTGGACCGGCTGGCGCCCAAGGCGACCGCGGTGCTGGCGGCCGGCACCTGCGCCACCTACGGCGGGATCCACGCGATGGCCGGCAACCCGACCGGCGCGATGGGGGTCGCGGACTACCTGGGCTGGGACTGGCGCTCCAAGGCGGGGCTGCCGATCGTCAACGTGCCCGGATGCCCGATCCAGCCGGACAACCTGTCGGAGACGATCCTCTACCTGCTCTACCAGGTCGCCGGACAGGCGCCGATGATCCCGCTGGACGAGGCGCTGCGGCCCACGTGGCTGTTCGGCCAGACCGTGCACGAGGGCTGTGACCGGGCCGGCTACTACGAGCAGGGGCAGTTCGCCACCGAGTACGGCTCCCCCAAGTGCCTGGTGAAGATCGGCTGCTGGGGACCGGTGGTCAAGTGCAACGTGCCCAAGCGCGGCTGGATGAACGGGATCGGCGGCTGCCCGAACGTGGGCGGGATCTGCATCGCGTGCACGATGCCGGGCTTCCCGGACAAGTTCATGCCGTTCATGGACGAGCCGCCCGGGGCGCGAGTGTCGTCGACGGTCAGCGAAGCCTACGGAAGCGTGATCCGCACGCTGCGCGGCATCACCCTCCACACCGTGGACAAGGAGCCGAAGTGGCGCGCCAGGGGACGCGAGCTCCTCACCGGATACACCGCACCGTGGCGCTGA
- the hypF gene encoding carbamoyltransferase HypF, which yields MSIGRTRPRTRIRIRIDVEGIVQGVGFRPHVHSLARRLALSGWVGNDGRGVFIEAEGAPDDVTRFQEDLRDQAPPLAVIHRVTAIVIPVRGDRGFHIADSRGGAGRATLISPDVATCADCLTEMFDPADRRYRHAFINCTNCGPRFTVIRGVPYDRPATTMAAFAMCGECEREYLDPRDRRFHAQPICCPACGPALRLLDARDRAEDPAGDPIEGAAGLLRSGGILAVKGLGGYHLAVDAANEDAARALRSRKHREDRPFAVMVGDLDAARALCELDGDAERLLTGPQRPIVLLPRRPGAAMAASVAPGDRRLGLMLPYTPLHHLLARQIPGPYVLTSGNLSDEPIAYRDGEARTRLAGIADGFLTHDRPIHVRTDDSVILPLWGTGLPLRRSRGYAPRPLRLSRPARRAVLACGAELKSTFCLVREDHAFLSHHIGDLENYETLRSFTEGVDHFRRLFDITPRVVAHDLHPEYLSTKYAHDVWDARGVELAGVQHHHAHIASCLADNQEDGPVIGVAFDGLGYGADGTIWGGEILVADLTGFTRAGRLSPVPLPGGTTAIRQPWRMAAAHLDAAYGGAVPADLPVRSRNHRHWDDVVAVARSGVNSPLTSSAGRLFDAVAAIAGLRDIASYEGQAAIALEQRADPDERGAYPARLLDDGPLVTIQAADLVRAVVEDMRGGAGPARVSARFHNGLAAATAAACVRLREDTGIGTVALSGGVFQNRLLLDGLVRALRLQGLRVLTHREVPPNDGGISLGQAAVAAARDALGPP from the coding sequence GTGAGCATCGGACGAACGCGGCCCCGGACTCGGATCAGGATCAGGATCGACGTCGAGGGCATCGTCCAGGGGGTGGGATTCCGTCCCCACGTCCACTCCCTGGCACGGCGGCTGGCGCTGTCCGGGTGGGTGGGCAACGACGGCCGGGGCGTGTTCATCGAGGCCGAGGGCGCACCGGACGATGTCACGCGGTTCCAGGAGGACCTGCGGGATCAGGCGCCCCCGCTGGCGGTGATCCACCGGGTCACGGCCATCGTGATACCGGTACGCGGAGATCGCGGGTTCCACATCGCGGACAGCCGGGGGGGAGCCGGACGGGCCACCCTGATCTCACCTGATGTCGCGACATGTGCTGACTGCTTGACCGAGATGTTCGACCCGGCCGACCGCCGGTACCGCCACGCCTTCATCAACTGCACCAACTGCGGGCCGAGATTCACCGTCATCAGGGGCGTCCCCTACGACCGGCCGGCCACGACGATGGCCGCGTTCGCCATGTGCGGGGAGTGCGAGCGTGAGTACCTCGATCCGCGGGACCGCAGATTCCACGCCCAGCCGATCTGCTGCCCCGCCTGCGGCCCGGCGCTGCGGCTGCTCGACGCGCGCGACCGGGCCGAGGATCCGGCCGGTGACCCGATCGAGGGGGCGGCCGGGCTCCTGAGGTCGGGCGGCATCCTGGCCGTCAAGGGCCTCGGGGGGTATCACCTGGCGGTCGACGCCGCCAACGAGGACGCCGCGCGGGCCCTCCGCTCGCGCAAGCACCGCGAGGACAGGCCGTTCGCCGTCATGGTCGGCGATCTCGACGCCGCGCGAGCGCTGTGCGAGCTGGACGGCGACGCCGAACGGCTGCTCACCGGCCCCCAGCGCCCGATCGTGCTGCTGCCCCGGCGGCCCGGCGCCGCGATGGCCGCGTCCGTGGCGCCGGGCGACCGCCGCCTCGGGCTCATGCTGCCCTACACGCCCCTGCATCACCTGCTCGCCCGTCAGATCCCCGGGCCGTACGTCCTCACCAGCGGGAACCTCTCCGACGAGCCCATCGCCTACCGGGACGGCGAGGCGCGCACCCGCCTCGCGGGCATCGCGGACGGCTTCCTCACCCACGACCGCCCGATCCACGTCCGCACCGACGACTCGGTGATCCTTCCGCTGTGGGGGACGGGGCTTCCACTGCGGAGATCGCGGGGATACGCGCCCCGGCCCCTGAGGCTCTCCCGGCCCGCGCGGCGGGCCGTACTCGCGTGCGGTGCCGAGCTGAAGAGCACCTTCTGCCTCGTCAGGGAGGATCACGCCTTCCTCTCCCACCACATCGGCGATCTTGAGAACTACGAGACGCTCCGCTCCTTCACCGAGGGCGTCGACCATTTCCGGCGCCTGTTCGACATCACGCCGCGGGTGGTCGCGCACGATCTCCACCCCGAGTACCTGTCCACCAAGTACGCCCACGACGTCTGGGACGCGCGCGGGGTGGAACTGGCGGGGGTCCAGCACCATCACGCGCACATCGCCTCCTGCCTGGCCGACAACCAGGAGGACGGGCCCGTCATCGGGGTCGCCTTCGACGGCCTCGGCTACGGCGCCGACGGCACCATCTGGGGCGGGGAGATCCTCGTGGCCGATCTCACGGGATTCACCCGCGCCGGACGCCTGTCGCCGGTGCCGCTGCCCGGCGGCACGACGGCGATCAGGCAACCGTGGCGGATGGCCGCCGCGCACCTGGACGCGGCCTACGGCGGCGCGGTCCCCGCCGACCTTCCGGTCCGGTCCCGCAACCACCGTCACTGGGACGACGTGGTGGCCGTCGCCAGGTCCGGGGTGAACTCGCCCCTCACCTCCAGCGCGGGCCGGCTGTTCGACGCGGTCGCGGCGATCGCCGGACTCCGTGACATCGCCTCCTACGAGGGGCAGGCCGCGATCGCGCTCGAACAACGGGCCGATCCGGACGAGAGGGGCGCCTACCCCGCCCGGCTCCTCGACGACGGGCCGCTCGTGACGATCCAGGCCGCTGACCTCGTCCGGGCGGTCGTCGAGGACATGCGCGGAGGGGCCGGCCCGGCCCGCGTCTCCGCCCGCTTCCACAACGGGCTCGCCGCCGCCACCGCCGCGGCGTGCGTACGGCTCCGCGAGGACACCGGCATCGGCACGGTCGCCCTGTCCGGCGGGGTCTTCCAGAACCGGTTGCTGCTGGACGGGCTCGTCCGGGCGCTCCGGCTCCAGGGCCTGCGGGTCCTGACCCATCGCGAGGTTCCTCCCAACGACGGCGGCATCAGCCTGGGCCAGGCCGCCGTGGCGGCGGCCCGTGACGCGCTCGGTCCGCCCTGA
- a CDS encoding D-sedoheptulose-7-phosphate isomerase gives MSALSTMKPAVCEAFARRDSAGRALADDAERIARACQEMAVLFHLGGKLIVFGNGGGGTDAAHIAVEFMHPVIVGKRALPAVALSNDAATVSGVGNDEGLAEVFAHQVRHWADTSDMALGISRDGRCANVLRGLETAKDRGLFTLALVGGDGGAVARSQAVDHVLVAASDDPAVVKEIHVTVYHLLWELVHVFFDQAGPLSDRAAG, from the coding sequence ATGTCTGCCCTATCGACCATGAAACCAGCGGTCTGCGAAGCCTTCGCCCGCCGGGATTCCGCCGGCCGCGCTCTCGCGGACGACGCGGAGCGCATCGCGCGAGCGTGCCAGGAGATGGCCGTTCTGTTCCACCTCGGCGGAAAACTGATCGTCTTCGGCAACGGCGGCGGCGGGACGGACGCGGCTCACATCGCGGTCGAGTTCATGCACCCGGTCATCGTGGGCAAGCGGGCGCTGCCCGCGGTGGCGTTGAGCAACGACGCCGCGACGGTCAGCGGGGTGGGCAACGACGAGGGGCTCGCCGAGGTCTTCGCCCATCAGGTGCGCCACTGGGCCGACACCTCCGACATGGCGCTGGGAATCTCCCGCGACGGCCGGTGCGCGAACGTGCTGCGGGGCCTGGAGACCGCCAAGGACCGGGGCCTGTTCACCCTCGCCCTGGTCGGCGGGGACGGGGGCGCCGTCGCGCGCAGCCAGGCGGTCGACCACGTCCTGGTCGCCGCTTCGGACGACCCCGCCGTGGTCAAGGAGATCCACGTGACCGTCTACCACCTTCTGTGGGAGCTGGTCCACGTGTTCTTCGACCAGGCCGGCCCGCTCTCGGACCGGGCCGCCGGATGA
- a CDS encoding D-sedoheptulose-7-phosphate isomerase, whose protein sequence is MSVLEESPPEGIGELYPFLYAKRDNADSTLAEANRSTAEKTAEIVRLRRRMAEESGAELAECAEEMAIRFTSGGRLFTFGNGGSSTDAQEVATTFLHPSHGRPLPALSLTSDVAVVTALSNDVGFEVVFSRQLAALGRPGDIAFGLSTSGGSSNVVQAFEEAAHRGMLTVGLAGDQGGRLAELDLLDYLFVVPSSSVHRIQEAQTTVYHVLWELTQHALDSISVPRGHGSG, encoded by the coding sequence ATGAGCGTGCTTGAGGAGTCGCCGCCCGAAGGGATAGGGGAGCTCTACCCCTTCCTCTACGCGAAGCGGGACAACGCCGACTCGACGCTGGCGGAGGCCAACCGGTCCACCGCGGAGAAGACGGCCGAGATCGTACGGCTGCGCCGGCGGATGGCCGAGGAGTCGGGGGCCGAACTCGCCGAGTGCGCCGAGGAGATGGCCATCCGGTTCACCTCGGGCGGGAGGCTGTTCACCTTCGGCAACGGCGGCAGCAGCACCGACGCCCAGGAGGTGGCCACCACCTTCCTGCACCCGTCCCACGGCCGTCCGCTGCCCGCGCTCTCCCTGACCAGCGACGTCGCCGTGGTCACCGCGCTCTCCAACGACGTGGGGTTCGAGGTCGTCTTCTCGCGGCAGCTCGCGGCGCTGGGGCGGCCCGGGGACATCGCCTTCGGCCTGTCGACGAGCGGGGGCTCGTCCAACGTCGTCCAGGCGTTCGAGGAGGCGGCGCACCGGGGCATGCTCACCGTCGGCCTGGCCGGCGACCAGGGCGGCAGGCTGGCCGAACTCGACCTTCTCGACTACCTGTTCGTCGTCCCCTCCTCGTCCGTGCATCGGATCCAGGAGGCCCAGACGACGGTCTACCACGTGCTCTGGGAGCTCACCCAGCACGCGCTCGACTCGATATCCGTCCCACGGGGCCACGGCTCTGGGTGA
- a CDS encoding HypC/HybG/HupF family hydrogenase formation chaperone yields the protein MTGPADCSAEVCVTCSDEAVPMTVIRLLDAGLAIVDAGGLPEEISVALVDSSVGDTVLVHAKEAIAVIARGSGDERA from the coding sequence ATGACCGGGCCCGCGGACTGTTCCGCCGAGGTGTGCGTCACCTGCTCCGACGAGGCCGTGCCGATGACGGTGATCCGGCTGCTGGACGCCGGTCTGGCGATCGTCGACGCGGGCGGGCTCCCCGAGGAGATAAGCGTGGCGCTGGTCGACTCGTCGGTGGGCGACACCGTGCTCGTGCACGCCAAGGAGGCCATCGCCGTGATCGCGCGGGGAAGCGGTGATGAGCGTGCTTGA